One Spiroplasma endosymbiont of Dioctria linearis DNA segment encodes these proteins:
- the oppF gene encoding oligopeptide ABC transporter ATP-binding protein OppF codes for MSTNKEVLLNIRDLVIEFRVKGKKFRAVKETSFDIYKGEIFGLVGESGSGKTTIGRAIVGVQPLKDGAIYMEDNIVAGSPTRLYKLNKEISKKLENMSYKMDITTREIQARIDGLKGLYENYTNNPRVLTQEDLELQTKTSKLAYLKAIILENLKYINSIIKNEDRMIKFVDNLHSYIPEVSKELERSVLSKLKETKEAIISIKENADEIYLKVQEVSDYRDEIDNVPPEKLDSVFKKLIGLWKVITDNHKEFLSKLSWAKSLQFQLHALSSPMRKREKFINYYNKLIYINRNEFFEECKKQFEIMKANGVPSTDKEYKKLEYFITDFWSRKNLNVAACKEILNLLSEQKVITPKINSLVSKLKNTDFENELKNLATDESKITDEKLKELKKEFSYITKIIEKNIIKDRELIENFYAWKGIENTYTPEEIESFIELTDFLDLPSIDEIIQESYFFESQSKKQRRINRKNIQMIFQDPSSSLNDRMAIEEIIAEGMENFPELYKGEEAKELYVTEYNEQNPNEKITLDQATPALVKKHIILKLVNSVGLLPEHLSRYPHEFSGGQRQRVGIARSLAMQPKIIVADEPISALDVSIRAQVLNLFKKFQEELGITYVFVAHDLSVVRHIADRIAVIYHGQIIEIAPAEELFKNPLHPYTRALLSAIPIPEPELAKSTKLVVYDPEKEHSDYIFDLPYFKEITKDHFVWANKREIKEIKKLVKK; via the coding sequence ATGTCAACAAATAAAGAAGTACTTTTAAATATTAGGGATTTAGTAATTGAATTCCGTGTTAAAGGTAAAAAATTTAGAGCTGTTAAAGAAACTAGTTTTGATATCTATAAAGGTGAAATATTTGGTTTAGTAGGAGAATCAGGGAGTGGTAAAACTACAATTGGTAGAGCTATTGTTGGAGTGCAACCACTAAAAGATGGTGCAATCTATATGGAAGATAATATCGTTGCTGGTAGTCCAACAAGGTTATATAAATTAAATAAAGAAATTTCTAAAAAACTTGAAAATATGTCATATAAAATGGATATTACAACAAGAGAAATTCAAGCTAGAATTGATGGGTTAAAAGGATTGTATGAAAACTATACTAATAATCCAAGAGTGCTAACTCAAGAAGATCTTGAATTACAAACTAAAACTTCTAAGTTAGCTTATTTAAAAGCAATTATTTTAGAGAATTTAAAATATATAAATTCAATTATTAAAAATGAAGATAGAATGATTAAGTTTGTAGATAATTTACATTCTTATATTCCAGAAGTTTCAAAAGAACTTGAAAGATCTGTTTTATCAAAGTTAAAAGAAACTAAAGAAGCTATCATATCAATTAAAGAAAATGCTGATGAAATTTATTTAAAGGTTCAAGAAGTTTCTGATTATAGAGATGAAATTGATAATGTTCCCCCAGAAAAATTGGACTCAGTATTTAAAAAATTAATAGGCTTATGAAAGGTTATTACTGATAATCATAAAGAGTTTTTATCAAAACTTTCATGAGCTAAATCATTACAATTTCAATTACATGCACTATCTTCTCCAATGAGGAAAAGAGAAAAGTTTATTAATTATTATAATAAATTGATTTATATAAATAGAAATGAATTTTTTGAAGAGTGTAAAAAACAATTTGAGATTATGAAGGCAAATGGTGTACCTTCAACTGATAAGGAATATAAGAAATTAGAATACTTTATTACAGATTTTTGATCTCGTAAAAATTTAAATGTAGCTGCATGTAAAGAAATTTTAAATTTACTTTCAGAACAAAAAGTAATAACACCTAAAATAAATTCATTAGTTTCAAAATTAAAAAATACTGATTTTGAAAATGAATTAAAAAATTTAGCTACAGATGAATCAAAAATAACTGATGAAAAATTAAAAGAATTAAAAAAAGAATTTAGTTATATTACAAAAATAATTGAAAAAAATATAATTAAGGATAGAGAACTTATTGAAAACTTTTATGCTTGAAAAGGAATTGAAAATACTTATACACCAGAAGAAATTGAATCATTTATTGAATTAACAGATTTTCTAGATTTACCTTCAATTGATGAAATTATTCAAGAATCTTATTTCTTTGAGAGTCAATCAAAAAAACAAAGAAGAATTAATAGAAAAAACATTCAAATGATTTTCCAAGATCCAAGTTCTTCATTAAATGATAGAATGGCTATTGAAGAAATTATTGCTGAAGGAATGGAAAACTTCCCTGAACTTTATAAAGGTGAAGAGGCAAAGGAATTATATGTAACAGAATATAATGAACAAAATCCAAATGAAAAAATTACTTTGGATCAAGCAACTCCAGCTTTAGTTAAAAAACACATTATTTTAAAACTTGTTAATTCAGTAGGGTTATTGCCTGAACATTTATCAAGATATCCTCATGAGTTTTCAGGAGGACAAAGACAGCGTGTTGGAATTGCAAGAAGTTTAGCAATGCAACCAAAAATTATTGTTGCTGATGAACCAATCTCAGCTCTTGATGTTTCAATAAGAGCTCAGGTATTAAATTTATTTAAAAAATTCCAAGAGGAATTAGGAATAACATATGTATTTGTGGCTCATGACTTATCTGTTGTTCGCCATATTGCTGACAGAATTGCTGTTATTTATCATGGGCAGATAATTGAAATTGCACCAGCAGAGGAATTATTTAAAAATCCTCTTCATCCTTATACTAGGGCTTTACTTTCTGCAATTCCAATACCAGAACCTGAACTTGCAAAAAGTACTAAACTTGTTGTTTATGATCCAGAAAAAGAGCACAGTGATTACATATTTGACTTACCATATTTTAAAGAGATTACAAAAGACCATTTTGTATGAGCAAATAAAAGAGAAATTAAAGAAATTAAAAAATTAGTAAAAAAATAG
- the oppC gene encoding oligopeptide ABC transporter permease OppC, with protein sequence MEQKQYTIEEMKSIDNSLFKVIGAKHEESERITNKPYSYWKSVFARVFKSKTFIISLFLLVAIILMAFSIGIGKDPVPTERPGIDIEAPSWQHVFGLGKFGEDLWTKMWIGTRTTLIFTFFVASIQILLGILLGSIWGFFSKLDLVFIEVTRFLTLIPSLILWLIVIFLFGGTTTIPVLIFGISITSWIALASVIRVQIMLVRNAEYNIASRVLGTPSSKIIRKNVMPKILPIVIQTSTFAIPSAIAIDSLLAYYNFGFVTNTLDQASLGSILNELLSGSDWEVFPHLLIIPVAFVGGISLLFFLAGKVFADSLDPKTHR encoded by the coding sequence ATGGAACAAAAACAATATACTATTGAAGAAATGAAATCTATAGATAATTCTCTCTTCAAAGTAATCGGTGCTAAGCACGAAGAATCAGAAAGAATAACAAATAAACCTTACAGTTACTGAAAATCAGTATTTGCAAGAGTTTTTAAATCAAAAACTTTTATCATATCATTATTTTTATTAGTAGCAATTATTTTAATGGCCTTCTCTATTGGAATAGGAAAAGACCCAGTTCCAACTGAAAGACCAGGAATTGATATTGAAGCACCAAGCTGACAACATGTATTTGGATTAGGAAAATTTGGTGAAGATTTATGAACTAAAATGTGAATTGGTACACGTACAACATTAATATTTACATTCTTTGTTGCATCAATTCAAATCTTATTAGGAATTTTATTAGGATCAATTTGAGGATTCTTTTCAAAATTAGATTTAGTATTTATTGAAGTTACTAGATTTTTAACACTAATACCATCATTAATTTTATGACTAATTGTTATCTTCTTATTTGGAGGAACTACAACAATTCCAGTTTTAATATTTGGTATTTCAATAACTAGCTGAATTGCTTTAGCTTCAGTTATTAGAGTACAAATTATGCTTGTAAGAAATGCTGAATATAATATAGCTTCAAGAGTTTTAGGAACACCTAGCTCAAAAATTATTAGAAAAAATGTAATGCCAAAAATTTTACCAATAGTTATTCAAACATCAACATTTGCAATTCCATCAGCAATTGCCATCGATTCATTGTTGGCATATTATAACTTTGGATTTGTAACAAATACATTAGATCAAGCATCTTTAGGTTCAATTCTAAATGAATTATTATCTGGTTCAGATTGAGAAGTGTTTCCTCACTTATTAATTATTCCAGTAGCTTTTGTTGGGGGAATATCATTATTATTCTTCTTAGCTGGAAAAGTATTTGCAGATTCATTAGATCCTAAAACACATAGATAG
- the oppB gene encoding oligopeptide ABC transporter permease OppB produces the protein MEKKANGSEKVNSSILELLDEISLTEEVKSTKTSHKEKIINGFRRSNSTFSEFMQRNPLFTYSLKRILYAFITLYVAVAVVFVMLRLVTTDGVYLSDVNLDKLGPDFQYGTPGYEKLLNNRMKLFGVAGPMLNQMFIYLRNITPFIPKTIIINPIVQDNGDIAGTPTVMWFYLGVFMNKASGGQVLSLVQDAFKRSIPTSFKIGSIAVTLSYLIGVPLGILAAKNKEKAADNAINGSSLLISAIPALVVISLLYKMSIYVFGANGTYEGSSFGTKIWPIIGIMLLIMPMIIVNTRRFVLDEMTADYAKFALSKGLSEKYVFYVHIFRNAGIRLIKTLPEVFVLTLFGSSILVERHWSIDGMSKFILNGVANKDTFVVLGYIFVSASAGVFSSLIGDLLLATLDPRIKLTK, from the coding sequence ATGGAAAAAAAAGCAAATGGCTCTGAAAAAGTTAACTCCTCGATTCTTGAACTACTTGATGAAATTAGTTTAACTGAGGAAGTAAAGTCAACAAAAACAAGCCATAAAGAGAAAATTATAAATGGATTTAGACGTTCAAATTCTACATTTAGTGAATTCATGCAAAGAAATCCATTATTCACATATTCTCTTAAAAGAATTTTATATGCCTTCATTACATTGTATGTAGCAGTAGCTGTTGTATTTGTAATGTTAAGACTTGTTACAACTGATGGTGTTTATTTATCAGATGTAAACCTTGATAAACTGGGACCGGATTTTCAATATGGAACACCAGGTTATGAAAAATTATTAAATAACAGAATGAAATTATTTGGAGTTGCTGGACCAATGTTAAATCAAATGTTTATTTATTTGAGAAACATAACTCCGTTTATTCCAAAAACAATCATAATTAATCCAATTGTTCAAGATAATGGAGATATTGCAGGAACTCCAACAGTAATGTGATTTTATTTAGGTGTATTTATGAATAAAGCTAGTGGGGGACAAGTTTTATCACTAGTTCAAGATGCATTTAAAAGATCAATTCCAACTTCTTTTAAAATAGGAAGTATAGCAGTTACATTATCTTACTTAATTGGAGTACCTTTAGGTATTCTTGCTGCTAAAAATAAGGAAAAAGCAGCAGATAATGCAATTAATGGTTCGAGTTTATTAATTAGTGCTATTCCAGCATTAGTAGTAATTTCGCTTTTATATAAAATGTCGATTTATGTCTTTGGAGCGAATGGAACTTATGAAGGTTCATCTTTTGGAACAAAAATATGGCCAATAATTGGAATAATGTTACTGATTATGCCAATGATTATTGTAAACACAAGGCGATTTGTTTTAGATGAAATGACAGCAGATTATGCGAAATTTGCACTTTCAAAAGGATTAAGTGAAAAATATGTATTTTATGTTCACATTTTTAGAAATGCAGGAATTAGATTAATCAAAACATTACCAGAAGTATTTGTATTAACATTGTTTGGTTCAAGTATTCTGGTTGAAAGACACTGGTCAATTGATGGTATGAGTAAATTTATTTTAAATGGTGTAGCTAATAAAGATACATTCGTTGTTTTAGGATATATTTTCGTATCAGCATCAGCTGGAGTATTTTCAAGTTTAATTGGAGATTTATTACTTGCAACATTAGATCCAAGAATTAAATTAACAAAATAG
- the oppD gene encoding oligopeptide ABC transporter ATP-binding protein OppD translates to MNKENRIISVRDMEVKFQVRGNFLTAIRTVDLDVYDQEILAIVGESGSGKSVITKTFTGMLEANGWVSNGSIVYRPTQGSIDDQGAYFKEPIDIVNLQSPLISKDVIKNVTKINNEKIKELFKEIKQLYKLNPKYRENLEKQELKKLRLENKIESEQNELVLLRTKQELQDLTEDLNSRLLEDNEISLIKQNNITKQNELLETLKTKLNAVQENIGFSGNNRTANKIIKLELKIKAAEETLKIINDNVVRDELINSKLESILKLEIDINKVKPLNMKSRHQVSKITSMIENFIENNTEWDEVEKQFILNYFHSKEHLKRFENELRDICLSIIETKTLDKDHFHNILVDWKRIKNSDLVNKIKALKEIRQLRGKTISTIFQDPMTSLNPLLPVGFQITEVLRKQVGLSRSEAKTEAIELLRKVGIPNPEKRFKDIPGRYSGGMRQRVVIAIALASRPKILICDEPTTALDVTIQAQILDLIKELQQEYKFSVVFITHDLGVVAKIADRVAVMYAGQIVEVGTTKEIFEDSKHPYTWALLSSLPQLGKKGDDLFSIEGTPPSLFNEIVGDAFAPRNKFALELDYIKQPPMFKVSETHFAKTWLLDPRSPKVKKPNVLNNLRKTIKESEKVG, encoded by the coding sequence ATGAATAAAGAAAATAGAATTATATCTGTTCGTGACATGGAAGTTAAATTTCAAGTTAGAGGTAATTTTTTAACTGCTATTAGAACTGTTGATTTAGATGTTTATGACCAAGAAATTTTGGCAATTGTTGGCGAATCTGGAAGTGGTAAATCAGTTATTACAAAAACTTTTACAGGAATGTTAGAAGCTAATGGATGAGTAAGTAATGGCTCAATTGTTTATCGACCAACTCAAGGATCAATTGATGATCAAGGAGCATATTTTAAAGAACCAATTGATATTGTTAACTTACAAAGTCCTTTAATATCAAAAGATGTAATTAAAAATGTTACAAAAATAAATAATGAAAAAATAAAAGAATTATTTAAAGAAATTAAGCAATTATACAAATTAAATCCTAAATATAGAGAGAATTTAGAAAAACAAGAATTAAAAAAACTAAGATTAGAAAATAAAATTGAATCAGAACAAAATGAATTAGTCTTATTAAGAACTAAACAAGAATTACAAGATTTAACAGAGGATTTAAACTCTCGCTTGTTAGAAGATAATGAAATTTCACTAATTAAGCAAAATAATATCACTAAACAAAATGAACTGTTAGAAACTTTAAAAACTAAATTAAATGCAGTTCAAGAAAATATTGGTTTTAGTGGAAATAATAGAACAGCTAATAAAATAATAAAATTAGAATTAAAAATTAAAGCTGCAGAAGAAACATTAAAAATTATTAATGATAATGTAGTAAGAGATGAGTTAATAAATTCAAAACTTGAATCTATTTTAAAATTAGAAATTGATATTAATAAGGTAAAACCGCTTAATATGAAAAGTAGACATCAAGTTTCAAAAATAACTTCAATGATAGAAAACTTTATTGAAAATAATACTGAATGAGATGAAGTAGAAAAACAATTTATTTTAAATTACTTCCACTCAAAAGAACATTTAAAAAGATTTGAAAATGAATTAAGAGATATTTGTTTATCAATTATTGAAACAAAAACTTTGGATAAAGATCATTTTCATAATATTTTAGTTGACTGAAAAAGAATTAAAAACTCTGATTTAGTTAATAAAATAAAAGCATTGAAAGAAATTAGACAATTAAGAGGAAAAACAATTTCTACAATTTTTCAAGATCCAATGACTTCATTAAACCCATTATTACCAGTAGGTTTTCAAATTACTGAGGTTTTAAGAAAGCAAGTTGGATTAAGTAGAAGTGAAGCAAAAACTGAAGCTATAGAACTTTTACGAAAAGTAGGAATTCCAAATCCAGAAAAACGTTTTAAAGATATTCCAGGTAGATATTCTGGTGGAATGCGTCAAAGAGTTGTAATTGCAATTGCTCTTGCATCAAGACCAAAAATATTAATTTGTGATGAACCAACAACTGCACTTGATGTAACAATTCAAGCTCAGATATTAGATTTAATTAAAGAATTACAACAAGAATATAAATTCTCAGTTGTATTCATTACTCATGACTTAGGAGTAGTTGCCAAAATTGCCGATAGAGTTGCTGTTATGTATGCTGGACAAATTGTGGAAGTGGGAACAACAAAAGAAATTTTTGAAGATTCAAAACATCCATATACTTGAGCATTATTATCTTCATTACCTCAATTAGGTAAAAAAGGAGATGACTTATTCTCAATTGAAGGAACTCCACCATCATTATTCAATGAAATAGTTGGAGATGCATTTGCTCCAAGGAATAAATTTGCATTAGAACTTGATTATATTAAGCAGCCTCCAATGTTTAAAGTTAGTGAAACTCACTTTGCAAAAACTTGATTATTAGATCCACGTTCTCCAAAAGTTAAAAAACCAAATGTCTTAAATAACTTACGCAAAACAATAAAAGAATCAGAAAAGGTAGGCTAA
- a CDS encoding ABC transporter substrate-binding protein: MSILFKKTLGLLGLGLTTTLVSSSVVSCATSLKYLMDRTVSTDVFKSIYTSNVTSWNTAYSMQAEDSRIWANSFDTFLSTDQYGRIYGSLVESEYGEEQNQSDAQYSYVGDMKNEGQQWTYKTRPMTWVNYQGKIVDQNGYISSDQTKTGEGKASVIEGVRQAALFALNPKNGSDVASLWTSFIKGAAEIQKGITIAQRAYEDSEKTDEDAAKLTAAIKVERDKIWSNDPEKFGITVSIETPELLTFDLTKKAPYFESLLTYSVFSPIFTAEKGDIKDFKEAMYNASYYPTQANPNGKIILQKNEHYVLKESTNIKTLEYNYVDDASATKERILFESGSTTGFELKSDDLKGWNNYIGQGKESYENPKFEGAYPVSSPDASGSFLLVYNYYNSEIDDYSLKPDERERALDASKLLQSIDARTFISTALDRTDFVRFFSKTIDEVGEPSQMLRNTYTGYGVASNGAKDYTQYVSDSYDELISKNGATVTSTDADWSLKDGKDSYFNKSKELAGKTNEELIKNINEYISLNNIKKRKVKGKSENKVILKLILSPSNNNSLNPYLNMMFKKFNEIKNNPIFVQTKVLSSTDEYRTNGSRGATDLFISGWSPDYKDPSSFLETMTLWGPYGAYTGTSRLFKSKAAASEDNTNDDSEYNITTKKLYARSLEKPNEENSATKALLKSYETYSNSFESTDLNVAETERRFKEFAETETQLLYKDFLTLTLYTKGMPTVWTVNHLAPYTKSYEAFGTGQYKYYNAKINSKLLSKEDWKAAYQQYSDDKIAIADNWTLKRQGAHWKK, translated from the coding sequence ATGTCAATATTATTTAAAAAAACATTAGGGCTTTTAGGTTTAGGTTTAACAACAACATTGGTTTCATCTTCTGTTGTTTCTTGTGCAACTTCTTTAAAATATTTAATGGACAGAACAGTAAGCACTGATGTATTCAAATCAATTTATACATCAAATGTAACAAGTTGAAATACTGCATATTCAATGCAAGCAGAAGATTCAAGAATTTGAGCTAATTCATTTGATACATTTTTATCAACAGACCAATATGGAAGAATCTATGGTTCTCTTGTTGAAAGTGAATATGGAGAAGAGCAAAATCAATCAGATGCGCAATATTCTTATGTAGGAGATATGAAAAATGAAGGTCAACAATGAACTTATAAAACAAGACCTATGACTTGAGTTAACTATCAAGGAAAAATAGTTGATCAAAATGGTTATATATCTTCGGATCAAACTAAAACTGGAGAAGGAAAAGCTTCAGTCATTGAAGGAGTTAGACAAGCAGCTTTATTTGCTTTAAATCCAAAAAATGGTTCAGATGTTGCTTCATTGTGAACATCATTTATTAAAGGTGCTGCTGAAATTCAAAAGGGAATCACGATAGCTCAAAGAGCTTATGAAGATAGTGAAAAAACTGATGAAGATGCTGCAAAATTAACTGCAGCCATAAAAGTTGAGAGAGATAAAATATGAAGTAACGATCCTGAGAAATTTGGAATTACTGTAAGCATTGAAACTCCAGAATTACTTACTTTTGACTTAACAAAAAAAGCACCATATTTTGAAAGTTTATTAACATATTCAGTGTTCTCACCAATTTTTACAGCAGAAAAGGGAGATATTAAAGATTTTAAAGAGGCAATGTACAACGCTTCTTACTATCCAACTCAAGCTAATCCAAATGGAAAAATTATTTTACAAAAAAATGAACACTATGTATTAAAAGAAAGTACTAATATTAAAACTTTAGAATATAACTATGTTGATGATGCGTCTGCTACTAAAGAAAGAATCTTATTTGAATCAGGTTCAACAACAGGATTTGAATTAAAATCAGATGACTTAAAAGGATGAAATAACTATATCGGTCAAGGTAAAGAGTCATATGAAAATCCTAAATTTGAAGGAGCATATCCAGTTTCTTCTCCAGATGCTTCTGGTTCATTTCTGTTAGTATACAACTACTATAATTCAGAAATTGATGATTATTCATTAAAACCTGATGAAAGAGAAAGAGCATTAGATGCTTCAAAATTGCTTCAATCAATTGATGCAAGAACATTTATATCAACAGCTTTAGACAGAACTGACTTTGTTAGGTTTTTTTCAAAAACAATTGATGAAGTTGGAGAACCATCACAAATGTTAAGAAATACATATACAGGTTATGGTGTTGCAAGTAATGGTGCAAAAGATTATACACAATATGTATCTGATAGTTATGATGAACTAATTAGTAAAAATGGGGCAACTGTAACTTCTACTGATGCTGATTGAAGTTTAAAAGATGGTAAAGATTCTTACTTCAATAAATCAAAAGAGTTAGCAGGAAAAACTAATGAAGAATTAATTAAAAATATAAATGAATATATTAGTTTGAACAATATTAAAAAAAGAAAAGTAAAAGGGAAATCAGAAAACAAAGTTATTTTAAAACTTATATTAAGTCCATCAAATAACAACTCATTAAATCCATATTTAAATATGATGTTTAAAAAATTTAATGAAATTAAAAATAACCCAATATTTGTACAAACTAAAGTTCTTTCATCAACAGATGAATACAGAACAAATGGTTCAAGAGGGGCAACTGATTTATTTATAAGTGGTTGATCACCTGACTATAAAGACCCATCAAGTTTTTTAGAAACAATGACACTATGAGGACCTTATGGTGCTTATACTGGAACCTCAAGATTATTTAAATCAAAAGCAGCAGCAAGTGAAGATAATACAAATGATGATTCAGAATATAATATAACAACTAAAAAACTTTATGCAAGATCTTTAGAAAAACCAAATGAAGAAAATAGTGCTACAAAGGCATTATTAAAATCATATGAAACATATTCAAATAGTTTTGAATCTACAGATTTAAATGTTGCTGAAACAGAGCGCAGATTTAAAGAATTTGCTGAAACAGAAACACAATTATTATATAAAGATTTTTTAACATTAACTTTATATACTAAGGGAATGCCAACTGTTTGAACAGTTAATCATTTAGCACCCTATACAAAATCATATGAAGCATTTGGTACTGGTCAATATAAGTATTATAATGCTAAAATTAACTCAAAACTTTTATCAAAAGAAGATTGAAAAGCTGCTTATCAACAATATTCAGATGATAAAATAGCTATTGCAGACAATTGAACCCTAAAAAGACAAGGTGCTCATTGAAAAAAATAA
- a CDS encoding alpha/beta hydrolase codes for MNNILIEKVISLINSRNRQNYDLYKNNGYLNLLSSYQQAIFEQTHDQEILNLDIKEFKKVEFKSFDSKNIVGIYHLNKKKTKKWIIACHGFSSSKESSAIASYYFNKLGYNIFAFDFRNHGESDDAIITMGINEEKDLLRALNFVKTNFSSKEISLIGFSMGAHTVNRVAISNKIKKYNIKFAVADSPYFETAKVLERVINTIGGAFIGNFLDKILQGVYKVYNDKYKINIEADTITYKIPLCKTSFPILYLHSKKDKVTDYQDSEKFYNLRKVLKVKDALHIFLTGEHIRTQVLHTEMYWKLVGNFVDKK; via the coding sequence ATGAATAATATACTAATTGAAAAAGTTATAAGTTTAATAAATAGTCGTAATCGTCAAAATTATGATCTATATAAAAATAATGGTTATTTAAACTTATTGAGTTCATATCAACAAGCCATTTTTGAACAGACACATGATCAAGAAATTTTAAATCTTGATATTAAGGAATTTAAAAAAGTCGAATTCAAATCTTTTGACTCAAAAAATATTGTTGGGATATATCATTTAAATAAGAAAAAAACTAAGAAATGAATTATTGCTTGTCATGGTTTTTCGTCTTCAAAAGAATCATCTGCCATTGCAAGTTACTATTTTAATAAGCTTGGTTATAATATTTTTGCATTTGATTTTAGAAACCATGGTGAATCTGATGACGCAATTATTACAATGGGTATTAATGAGGAAAAAGATTTATTAAGGGCTTTAAATTTTGTTAAAACGAATTTTTCATCAAAAGAAATATCTCTAATTGGTTTTTCAATGGGAGCTCATACAGTTAATAGGGTTGCGATTTCAAACAAAATTAAAAAATATAATATTAAATTTGCTGTTGCTGACTCTCCATATTTTGAAACAGCAAAAGTTTTGGAAAGAGTTATAAATACAATTGGTGGAGCATTTATTGGTAATTTTTTAGATAAAATTTTACAAGGGGTTTATAAAGTATATAATGATAAATATAAAATAAATATTGAAGCAGACACTATAACATATAAAATTCCATTGTGTAAAACTTCTTTTCCAATACTTTATTTACATTCTAAAAAAGATAAGGTAACAGATTATCAAGACAGTGAAAAATTTTATAACTTAAGAAAAGTTTTAAAAGTAAAAGATGCTTTACATATTTTTTTAACAGGAGAACATATAAGAACTCAAGTTTTACATACTGAAATGTATTGGAAGCTTGTTGGAAACTTTGTAGATAAAAAATAG
- a CDS encoding ATP-binding cassette domain-containing protein translates to MKNSEVTVSLENVSKIFNKKNWVIKKINLKINKGEGLAIIGPNQSGKSVLGRLIASQIKQSGGIIQYNFNDENVMANIGFQFRQTTWPEGFLVKEVFNLYKHINDIQDKEWIDKLVEVFGIDLRWEKTLTSCNTSWLQLFSIALAIINRPRLVVLDEVSSSIGLDFKIKILKFLKEYKEKYEASFVVISPDDSTFELLCERVIVLENGFIISDDHITDWEKNLTFEKYSLNIMDAISQQEIKVKPDPLFKPILKKFEENRKIFKEQYDYFLEKNIGNEHESNIVYIRNINYHLNELENVLVSLLSTAINRRNIDEVLLHTKMAIKIFKKTRKRVTKLDIKVKYKKSALTFFKKTEKFFNFLEEDLYNSFKSNKYIVYATELTAQLSKKELEQLSSLKKKYIQEEIKSMKLESKSVRKQQKLEKKHKNK, encoded by the coding sequence ATGAAAAATAGTGAAGTAACCGTTTCTTTGGAAAATGTTTCAAAAATATTTAATAAAAAAAATTGAGTTATTAAAAAAATAAATTTGAAAATTAATAAAGGTGAAGGATTAGCAATTATTGGACCCAATCAATCTGGAAAAAGTGTTTTGGGTAGATTAATAGCTAGTCAAATAAAGCAATCTGGGGGAATTATTCAATATAATTTTAATGATGAAAATGTTATGGCAAATATTGGATTTCAGTTTAGACAAACAACTTGACCTGAAGGTTTTCTTGTAAAAGAAGTTTTTAACTTATATAAGCATATTAATGATATACAAGATAAAGAGTGAATAGATAAACTTGTTGAAGTATTTGGTATTGATTTGAGATGAGAAAAAACATTAACATCATGTAATACCTCTTGATTACAATTATTTTCAATTGCCTTAGCTATTATTAATAGACCAAGATTAGTTGTTTTGGATGAAGTTTCATCTTCAATTGGTCTAGATTTTAAAATTAAAATTTTAAAATTTTTGAAAGAATATAAGGAAAAATATGAAGCTTCATTTGTTGTTATTTCACCAGATGATTCAACTTTTGAATTACTTTGTGAAAGGGTAATCGTTTTAGAAAATGGCTTTATAATATCTGATGACCATATCACTGATTGAGAGAAAAATTTGACTTTTGAAAAGTACTCACTAAATATAATGGATGCTATTAGTCAACAAGAAATTAAAGTCAAACCAGATCCATTATTTAAACCTATTTTAAAAAAATTTGAAGAGAATAGAAAAATATTTAAAGAACAATATGATTACTTTTTAGAAAAAAATATAGGAAATGAACATGAATCAAATATTGTTTATATCAGAAATATTAATTATCATTTAAATGAGCTAGAAAATGTTTTAGTTAGTTTATTATCAACAGCTATTAATAGAAGAAATATTGATGAAGTTTTATTACATACAAAAATGGCTATTAAAATATTTAAAAAAACTAGAAAAAGAGTTACTAAATTAGACATCAAAGTAAAATATAAAAAATCTGCATTAACTTTTTTTAAGAAGACAGAAAAGTTCTTTAATTTTTTAGAAGAGGATCTTTATAATAGTTTTAAATCAAATAAGTATATTGTTTATGCAACTGAGCTTACAGCTCAATTATCGAAAAAAGAGTTGGAGCAGTTATCTTCATTAAAGAAAAAATATATTCAAGAAGAAATTAAATCGATGAAACTAGAGAGTAAATCAGTAAGAAAGCAACAAAAACTAGAAAAGAAACATAAAAATAAATAG